From the Cyanobium sp. M30B3 genome, the window GGCCTGGACCTGGGAGCAGGCGCAGGTGCCGGGAGCCCAGGGCAGCCCGATCTGGGTGGGGATCAACACCGCCCTGCCCAACCGCCTGGTGCGGGCCACGATCGAGGCGGGCCTGCTGGAGCAATGGCTGGGGCCGATCGGCAGCATCCGCGCCGAAGTGCCCTACGGCGCCAACCGCCGCAGCCGCATCGACCTGCTGCTCACCCCCGCCGCAGGGGCCCCGGATCAACGGCCCATCTATGTGGAAGTGAAGAACACCACCTGGACCCAGGGCGATCTGGCCCTGTTTCCCGACACGGTGACCGAGCGGGGGCAGAAACACCTGGTGGAGCTGAGCGCCCTGGTGCCCACCGCCCGGGCCGTGCTGGTGCCCTGCCTGAGCCGGGGTGACGTGACCCGTTTTACGCCGGGGGATTCCGCGGACCCGCGCTACGGCGAGCTGTTCCGCAGCGCCCTGGCCGCGGGGGTGGAGGTGCTCCCCTGTGTGTACAGCTACGGCGAGCACCAGGTGAACTGGCAGGGGATTGCCGCGGTCGAGGCGAGCCAGCCCGTGGCCCTCGGGCTGGACAGCGCCTCCAGCCCCTGAGCCATCACCCTGGTGGCCCTGGTGGCCCTGGGCTGACGCCTGGGCCGCACCAGCCTGCTTCGCCGCAAAGCCCATACAGTTGAGCCCCCTGCGTCCGGCCGCCGTGGATACCCGATCCTTCAAGCGCTCCCTGCACCACTCGGATCGCTACAACCGCCGCGGTTTCGGTCTGGGTGAGGAGGTGGCCGGCAGCCTGGAGACGGCTTACCAGAGCGATCTGGTGGGCCAGCTGCGCAGCAACGGCTACCAGCTGGAACAGGGGCGGCTCACGGTGCGGCTGGCCGAGGCGTTCGGCTTCTGCTGGGGCGTGGAGCGGGCTGTGGCCATGGCCTACGAAACCCGCCGCCACTACCCGAGTGAGCGCATCTGGATCACCAACGAGATCATCCACAACCCCTCGGTGAACGACCACCTGCGCGAGATGAACGTGCAGTTCATCGCCGTGGATGGCGGCGTGAAGGACTTCTCCGACGTCGCCAGCGGCGATGTGGTGATCCTGCCGGCCTTCGGAGCCACCGTGCAGGAGATGCAGCTGCTCAACGAGCGCGGCTGCCACATCGTCGACACCACCTGCCCCTGGGTGTCGAAGGTGTGGAACACCGTGGAGAAGCACAAGAAGCACAGCTTCACCTCGATCATCCACGGCAAGGTGAAGCACGAGGAAACCCTGGCCACCAGCAGCTTCGCCGGCACCTACCTGGTGGTGCTCGACCTGGCGGAAGCCCAGCTGGTGTGCGACTACATCCTGGCCGGAGCTGGGGGGGACGGCCCCTCGGCGGAGCAGCGCCAGGCCTTCATGCAGCGCTTCGAGCGGGCCTGCTCGCCCGGCTTCGACCCCGACCGCGACCTGCTGCGCGTGGGCGTGGCCAACCAGACCACCATGCTCAAGAGCGAAACCGAGGAGATCGGCAAGCTGTTCGAGCGCACCATGCTGCAGCGCTTCGGGCCGGCCGAGCTGAACGACCACTTCCTGGCGTTCAACACCATCTGCGACGCCACCCAGGAGCGCCAGGACGCCATGTTTGCCCTGGTGGATGAACCGCTGGATCTGATGGTGGTGATCGGCGGCTACAACTCCTCCAACACCACCCACCTGCAGGAGATCGCCGTGAGCCGCGGCATCCGCTCCTTTCACATCGACACCCCGGAGCGCATCGGACCGGGCAACCGCATCGAGCACATGCCCCTGGGCAGTGACCTGGATGTGGAGGAGCCCTTCCTGCCGGAGGGTCCGATCCGGGTGGGGATCACCTCCGGCGCCTCCACGCCGGACCGGATCGTGGAGCAGGTGATCCAACGGCTGATCGACCTCACCCAGCTCTGAACCCAGAGTTGCGGTGGCCGCTGTCGCGGCGACTGCCGACCCCGACAACCCGTGGCTTTACATTGATTCATCCGGGCCACTGGTGATTCCGCTGACCCCCTGCGAGAGCCGCTTGCGTGACGTTGTCCAGTCCATTGCTGTCATCGTCAGAGACGCCATCCAGCTCCTCTGAGACGCCATCCAGCTGCCCCGACGTCCCTGAGTTGCTGCGTCATCACAACGACGGGCGCGTGCGCTGCTACGAGAGCCGGTTTGCCGACGTGATGGAAATGCGGGCCCCTGCCGCCAGGGTTGCCGCCTATCTCGACCGGCATGAGGGCTGGTTCCGGCGCTGTGCCGCCCCGATGGCGGTGGAGACCCTGGGATCGAATGGCTACCGGCTCACCCTGGGCCGCTTCGGCAACTTCGGCTTTGAGGTGGAGCCCACGATCGCCCTGGAGCTGCTTCCCCAGAGCGAGGGCGTCTATCGGATCCTCACGGTGCCCGAGGGGGGCGAAGGGAGTGGCTTCAACCGCCTCTATGACGTGGATTTCAACGCCGCCCTCTCCCTCGATGAAGCGGCCGAATCAGAAGTGACCCTGGTGCGCTGGCAGCTCGATCTCACCGTGTGGATCCGGTTGCCGGGGGTGATCACCCTGCTGCCCGACCAGCTGGTGCAGACCAGTGGCGACCACCTGCTGCGCCAGATCGTGCGCCAGATCTCCCGGCGCCTCACCTGGAAGGTGCAGGAGGATTTTCACGCCAGCCACGGGCTGGACTGCCCGCCGCGCCGGCGGGCCCAGTTCTGAGGAGCGCTGCGGCAGCCTGGCCGGGAGGCCAACTCCCGTGGCTCAGGCCGGCCGGTTCTCCCAGATCTTGTTGAGGATCTGCATGCCGCTCACCGCCTGCCAGAGGAAGAGGGTCATCATCAGCATGTTCAGGCCCACGTGGGCCTTGCGCGCCAGCAGATTGCCCTGCTGAATCAGCGGAATCAGGGCCACGGCCAGGGCCACCAGGCAGGTCATGCCGATCCCCACCAGCAGGTGCGGGCCCACGAACAGCTTGCCATTGTTGAGATAGGTGACGGCCATGCCGCCGAAGGTGCCGAGCACCATCACCGCCAGCAGGGCGCCGCCGATCTGGAAGTGGCGCTTGGCGAACTGCCCCTTGATCAGCTGCTTGCGCGTCTCGGCGTCGGCGGTGCGGGTTTTCTTGGCCTTGATCCCCAGCACCATCGCGTAGCCGCTGAGGCCGAAGAGCACCCACATCAGCAGCGGGTGCACGAAGTTGAGGTTGTAGGCGAGCGCTTCAGGCATCGAACGGAGGGGAGCGGCCGGGTCGGTGCAGCGAACCTAGCTGGCGTTCAGTGCAGGAAGTGACGGCGGCCGGTGACCACCATCGCCAGCCCCAGCGCGTTGCAGGCGGCGATCGAATCGGCGTCCCGCACACTGCCCCCCGGCTGAATCACGGCAGCGATGCCATGGCGGCCCGCCAGCTTCACCGTGTCGTCGAAGGGGAAGAAGCCATCGCTGGCCAGCACCGCACCGCGCGTGCGATCCCCCGCCGCCTCCAGGGCCAGCCGTGCCGAGCCCACCCGGTTCATCTGGCCTGCGCCGATCCCCAGGCTCTGGCCGCTGCGGGCCACGGCGATGGCATTGGAGCGGATGTGGCGCACCAGCTTCCAGGCGAAGCGCAGATCGTTGAACTCCTCGGTGCTGGGCTGGCGCTCGCTCACCACCTGCCAGGCGCCCTCGTCCACCGGCTGGTCGTCGAGCTGCTGGGCCAGCACGCCACCCAGCACGGAGCGCAGCTGCTGGCTGGCAGCGCGGGTGATCGCGGCCGGGGCCAGCTCCAGCAGGCGCAGGTTGGCGCGCCCCGCCAGGCGCTCGCGGGCATCGGCGTCGAAGGCGGGAGCCACCACGCACTCCAGGAACAGGCTGGTGAGCTGTTCGGCGGCCGGCCCATCCACCGGCGTGTTCAGGGCCACGATGCCGCCGAAGGCCGACACCCGATCGGCGTCGAGGGCCCGCTCAAGAGCATCAGCGCAGCCGCTGCCGGTGGCCACGCCACAGGGGTTGGTGTGCTTGACCACCACCGCGGCGGGCTCGGCCCCGGGGCCGTAGCCGAACTCCCGCACCGTGGCCAGGGCGGCGTCCAGGTCGATCAGGTTGTTGTAGCTGAGCTCCTTGCCCTGGAGCTGCTCGGCCCCGCCCCAGCCGGCCCCGGGCTGGCTGTACCAGGTGGCGGGCTGGTGGGGGTTCTCGCCGTAGCGCAGGCTCTGGCGCGGCGGCAGCTCCAGCTGCAGGGGTGCGGCCTCCGCAGCCGCATCCGCAGCCGCAGCCAGCTGGGCGCCGAGCCAGCTGCTGATGGCGGCGTCGTAGCTGGCCGTGTGGGCAAAGGCGGCCAGGGCCAGGGTGCGGCGGAAGCCCTGGTCGAGGCGGTTCTGCCGCAGGGCCTCCAGGAACCCGGGGTACTGCTCAGGGCTGGTGAGCACGGCCACGTCGGCGTGGTTCTTGGCAGCCGCCCGCACCATCGCCGGACCGCCGATATCGATGTTTT encodes:
- the sfsA gene encoding DNA/RNA nuclease SfsA → MSAAEPATAEPASIEPATAVLDTGPLVEGVLLRRYKRFLADVELADGTVVTAHCPNTGPMTGVLLPGGRVRLRHDPSPTRKLAWTWEQAQVPGAQGSPIWVGINTALPNRLVRATIEAGLLEQWLGPIGSIRAEVPYGANRRSRIDLLLTPAAGAPDQRPIYVEVKNTTWTQGDLALFPDTVTERGQKHLVELSALVPTARAVLVPCLSRGDVTRFTPGDSADPRYGELFRSALAAGVEVLPCVYSYGEHQVNWQGIAAVEASQPVALGLDSASSP
- a CDS encoding 4-hydroxy-3-methylbut-2-enyl diphosphate reductase; this translates as MDTRSFKRSLHHSDRYNRRGFGLGEEVAGSLETAYQSDLVGQLRSNGYQLEQGRLTVRLAEAFGFCWGVERAVAMAYETRRHYPSERIWITNEIIHNPSVNDHLREMNVQFIAVDGGVKDFSDVASGDVVILPAFGATVQEMQLLNERGCHIVDTTCPWVSKVWNTVEKHKKHSFTSIIHGKVKHEETLATSSFAGTYLVVLDLAEAQLVCDYILAGAGGDGPSAEQRQAFMQRFERACSPGFDPDRDLLRVGVANQTTMLKSETEEIGKLFERTMLQRFGPAELNDHFLAFNTICDATQERQDAMFALVDEPLDLMVVIGGYNSSNTTHLQEIAVSRGIRSFHIDTPERIGPGNRIEHMPLGSDLDVEEPFLPEGPIRVGITSGASTPDRIVEQVIQRLIDLTQL
- a CDS encoding DUF1997 domain-containing protein, with the protein product MEMRAPAARVAAYLDRHEGWFRRCAAPMAVETLGSNGYRLTLGRFGNFGFEVEPTIALELLPQSEGVYRILTVPEGGEGSGFNRLYDVDFNAALSLDEAAESEVTLVRWQLDLTVWIRLPGVITLLPDQLVQTSGDHLLRQIVRQISRRLTWKVQEDFHASHGLDCPPRRRAQF
- a CDS encoding DUF4079 domain-containing protein gives rise to the protein MPEALAYNLNFVHPLLMWVLFGLSGYAMVLGIKAKKTRTADAETRKQLIKGQFAKRHFQIGGALLAVMVLGTFGGMAVTYLNNGKLFVGPHLLVGIGMTCLVALAVALIPLIQQGNLLARKAHVGLNMLMMTLFLWQAVSGMQILNKIWENRPA
- the purH gene encoding bifunctional phosphoribosylaminoimidazolecarboxamide formyltransferase/IMP cyclohydrolase, which codes for MAPTALLSVSNKEGLVPLAEGLLAAGYQLLSSGGTAQALQAAGLPVTRVAEHTGAPEILGGRVKTLHPRIHGGILARRSDPGHQADLAAQAIAPIDVVVVNLYPFRETVANPAVTFETAIENIDIGGPAMVRAAAKNHADVAVLTSPEQYPGFLEALRQNRLDQGFRRTLALAAFAHTASYDAAISSWLGAQLAAAADAAAEAAPLQLELPPRQSLRYGENPHQPATWYSQPGAGWGGAEQLQGKELSYNNLIDLDAALATVREFGYGPGAEPAAVVVKHTNPCGVATGSGCADALERALDADRVSAFGGIVALNTPVDGPAAEQLTSLFLECVVAPAFDADARERLAGRANLRLLELAPAAITRAASQQLRSVLGGVLAQQLDDQPVDEGAWQVVSERQPSTEEFNDLRFAWKLVRHIRSNAIAVARSGQSLGIGAGQMNRVGSARLALEAAGDRTRGAVLASDGFFPFDDTVKLAGRHGIAAVIQPGGSVRDADSIAACNALGLAMVVTGRRHFLH